In the genome of Chryseobacterium oryzae, one region contains:
- a CDS encoding TetR/AcrR family transcriptional regulator, with amino-acid sequence MELKEKQIKILDVAVELFKEKGYMGSSVRDLATKLNIKAASLYAHIRSKEEILEWICFAVAEDFFKALKEVKNTNLAPYDKLSFFIDKHLSVVLKNRDVTHIYSNEWKHLEERLPEFVLLRKKYQQDVEELLCEIYLAQNWELKSPVFTTRFILHTLNNSYFWFKRNSESATDITSEIRDKILFGLLGNQK; translated from the coding sequence ATGGAGCTAAAAGAAAAACAAATTAAGATATTGGATGTTGCAGTAGAACTTTTTAAAGAAAAGGGCTACATGGGCAGTTCCGTTCGCGATTTGGCTACAAAACTAAATATTAAAGCGGCATCTCTGTATGCACACATCCGTTCTAAAGAAGAAATCTTAGAATGGATTTGCTTTGCCGTTGCTGAAGATTTTTTCAAAGCATTGAAGGAAGTCAAAAACACCAATCTTGCACCATACGATAAGCTGAGTTTCTTTATAGATAAGCATTTGTCGGTAGTTTTAAAAAACCGAGATGTTACCCATATTTATTCTAACGAATGGAAGCATCTTGAGGAAAGATTACCAGAATTTGTTCTTCTTAGAAAAAAATATCAGCAAGATGTGGAAGAACTTCTTTGTGAAATTTATCTAGCACAAAACTGGGAACTGAAATCTCCTGTATTTACCACAAGATTCATTCTTCACACTCTAAACAATTCTTATTTTTGGTTTAAAAGAAATTCTGAATCTGCCACAGATATCACCTCAGAAATTAGAGACAAAATCCTTTTCGGACTTCTTGGAAATCAGAAATAA
- a CDS encoding STM3941 family protein — translation MQNLPIILKPSKVKSVVLIIISILFIVMGIFLLDKNMMIAVLNMVFFGLCLIVFVINLIPNSSYLKIDVVGIEMKNLFKTTFIPWQAVSGFRTKYIFVNKMVVFDIDPKLLENSKLKGKTGAFPDTYGMSAKRLAELLNEYKAKSESFL, via the coding sequence ATGCAAAATTTACCCATCATTTTAAAGCCATCTAAAGTAAAAAGTGTTGTACTTATCATCATCAGTATTTTGTTTATTGTAATGGGAATTTTTCTGTTAGATAAAAATATGATGATTGCTGTTTTGAATATGGTCTTTTTTGGTCTTTGCCTTATTGTTTTCGTCATCAATTTAATCCCAAATTCTTCTTATTTAAAAATTGATGTTGTAGGAATTGAAATGAAAAATCTTTTTAAAACGACTTTTATCCCGTGGCAGGCTGTAAGTGGTTTTAGAACGAAATATATTTTTGTGAACAAAATGGTTGTTTTTGATATTGATCCCAAGTTGCTGGAAAACTCAAAACTGAAGGGTAAAACGGGTGCATTTCCCGATACTTACGGGATGTCTGCAAAAAGACTTGCCGAATTACTCAACGAGTATAAAGCAAAATCGGAATCTTTTTTATAG
- a CDS encoding LLM class flavin-dependent oxidoreductase, which yields MELGIGMFGDLAIDQQTGKYKDAGIKIREIIDQVKLMDEVGIDVFAMGEHHRPDYAVSSPEIVLAAAASVTKNIKLASGVTVLSSSEPVKVYEDFSTIDLISDGRAEIFVGRGSFIESFPLYGYSLNDYEELFDEKLELLLKINSEENVSWSGKLRPSMQNQTVYPRAKNNGKIPIWRAVGGTPQSVLSAAQLGMPLIVAIIGGMPVQFKNLIEFYKQEYLKVGFPESEMQIAIHSHTFVSDDKNVVEGYFENYKSQMDRIGKSRGWAPYTKMQYDGGRAKEGALFIGNSNEVADKIAYMKEIFGITRFIGHMDVGAPEDSIMRKSIELFGEKVAPQVR from the coding sequence ATGGAATTAGGAATAGGAATGTTTGGCGATTTAGCAATCGACCAGCAAACAGGAAAATATAAAGATGCGGGTATTAAAATCCGTGAAATTATCGATCAGGTAAAACTGATGGATGAAGTGGGAATTGATGTTTTTGCAATGGGAGAACATCACCGTCCGGATTATGCAGTTTCTTCGCCCGAGATTGTATTAGCAGCTGCGGCGAGTGTTACCAAAAATATTAAATTAGCGAGCGGTGTAACGGTTTTAAGTTCTTCTGAACCCGTAAAAGTGTATGAAGATTTTTCGACAATAGATTTAATTTCGGATGGCAGAGCAGAAATTTTCGTAGGACGTGGAAGTTTTATTGAATCTTTTCCTCTCTACGGATATTCGTTGAACGATTACGAAGAGCTTTTTGATGAAAAACTTGAATTATTGCTGAAAATAAATTCAGAAGAAAATGTTTCCTGGAGCGGAAAACTGCGTCCTTCAATGCAAAATCAGACCGTATATCCAAGAGCAAAAAATAATGGTAAAATTCCTATTTGGAGAGCTGTTGGCGGAACTCCACAATCGGTTTTAAGTGCAGCACAATTGGGAATGCCGCTTATTGTTGCCATTATTGGCGGAATGCCGGTTCAGTTTAAAAATTTAATTGAATTTTACAAACAGGAATATCTAAAAGTAGGATTTCCAGAATCTGAAATGCAGATTGCGATTCATTCTCACACTTTTGTAAGTGATGATAAAAATGTTGTGGAAGGTTATTTTGAAAACTACAAATCTCAAATGGACAGAATAGGAAAATCCAGAGGATGGGCTCCTTATACAAAAATGCAGTACGATGGCGGAAGAGCAAAAGAAGGCGCACTGTTCATTGGAAACAGCAATGAAGTTGCCGATAAAATTGCTTATATGAAAGAAATTTTCGGAATTACAAGATTTATTGGTCACATGGATGTAGGTGCTCCCGAAGACAGTATCATGAGAAAATCTATTGAACTGTTTGGTGAAAAAGTCGCTCCTCAGGTTAGATAA
- a CDS encoding VF530 family protein gives MENQSKDPLHGKRLDTILEELVEYYNGFGELGKQINIRCFNENPSINSSLKFLRKTPWARDKVESLYLYVLRQKKKQSKNEEKND, from the coding sequence ATGGAAAATCAATCTAAAGATCCTCTTCACGGAAAAAGACTAGATACCATTCTTGAAGAATTGGTAGAATATTACAATGGTTTCGGAGAATTGGGAAAACAGATTAATATAAGATGTTTTAACGAGAATCCCAGCATTAATTCTTCTTTGAAATTTCTAAGGAAAACACCTTGGGCAAGAGACAAAGTAGAAAGTCTGTATCTGTATGTACTAAGGCAAAAGAAAAAGCAGTCTAAAAATGAAGAAAAAAACGATTAA
- a CDS encoding FKBP-type peptidyl-prolyl cis-trans isomerase encodes MTIENNHVVAVKYILHTIEEDGTKTLVEETTAENPLTFLYGVGMMIPKFEQNILGLKAGDKAEFVIQPEEAYGPKQEDAIAQLPIDMFAESGIPPIGAILPLSDNQGNNFQAFVVEVTPEAVVADLNHPMAGKVLDFQVEVLNIRPATEEELSHGHAHGIDGNQGH; translated from the coding sequence ATGACAATTGAAAACAATCATGTGGTAGCTGTAAAGTATATTCTTCACACTATCGAAGAAGATGGAACTAAAACTTTAGTAGAAGAAACTACAGCAGAAAATCCACTTACATTTTTATATGGCGTAGGAATGATGATTCCTAAATTTGAGCAGAATATTCTTGGGCTTAAAGCAGGTGATAAAGCAGAATTTGTTATTCAGCCTGAAGAAGCATACGGTCCTAAACAAGAAGATGCTATTGCACAGCTTCCTATAGATATGTTTGCAGAATCTGGAATTCCACCAATTGGAGCAATTTTGCCTTTATCTGACAACCAAGGAAATAATTTCCAGGCGTTTGTAGTTGAAGTAACTCCTGAAGCGGTAGTGGCAGATTTAAACCATCCAATGGCTGGAAAAGTTTTAGACTTCCAAGTAGAAGTTTTGAATATCAGACCAGCTACAGAAGAGGAACTTTCTCACGGTCATGCTCATGGAATTGACGGAAACCAAGGTCACTAA
- a CDS encoding metallophosphoesterase family protein translates to MKILHTADWHLGKRLDRFSRLEEQILVMDEIVQIADEQKIDLVLIAGDLFDNFNPGVEAVELFYKTLKRLSLNGKRPVIAISGNHDSPNFIDAPDPLARECGIILIGHPKAVIQPFKLDFFEVSQSAEGFIELKLKNQDDPVRIIHTPYANEIRLKEYFGENKEAELNQILDDSWKKTADEFCDDKGVNLLIAHLYMNKRGAAILEEPEGEKPIKIGNADLIWSEIIPFQIQYTALGHLHGFQNIGTAEKPVIYSSSPLCYSFSEAGQTKYVTIIEAEPNKEVSYEKIALKNGKKLIRKTFNSVENSVEWLIENPNCLIELTLESDTFLKAEERKLIYQSHTGIVHLIPKLKNQDFIDDEVKEINLSQDPLPLFIDYFKSKNNGQAPNEDLINLFKEIENY, encoded by the coding sequence ATGAAAATTCTTCATACCGCCGATTGGCATTTAGGAAAACGTCTCGACCGTTTTTCCAGACTGGAAGAGCAGATTTTGGTAATGGACGAAATTGTTCAGATTGCTGATGAACAAAAGATTGATTTGGTTTTAATTGCAGGAGATTTGTTTGATAATTTTAACCCTGGTGTAGAAGCTGTTGAACTTTTTTATAAAACATTAAAACGTTTATCTTTAAATGGAAAACGTCCTGTTATTGCCATTTCGGGAAATCATGATTCTCCTAATTTTATTGATGCTCCGGATCCTTTGGCTCGGGAATGCGGAATTATTTTAATAGGACATCCTAAAGCGGTTATTCAGCCTTTTAAACTGGATTTTTTTGAAGTTTCCCAATCGGCAGAAGGTTTTATAGAACTCAAACTGAAAAATCAGGACGATCCGGTAAGAATTATTCATACACCTTATGCCAACGAAATTCGCCTTAAAGAATATTTTGGTGAAAATAAAGAAGCCGAATTGAATCAGATTTTAGACGATAGCTGGAAAAAAACAGCCGATGAATTTTGTGATGATAAAGGCGTTAATCTTTTGATAGCTCATTTGTACATGAATAAGAGAGGAGCTGCAATTTTGGAGGAACCAGAAGGAGAGAAGCCTATAAAAATTGGGAATGCAGATTTAATCTGGTCAGAAATTATTCCGTTTCAAATACAATATACGGCTTTAGGGCATCTTCATGGATTCCAAAACATAGGAACTGCAGAAAAACCGGTGATTTATTCTTCTTCTCCACTTTGTTACAGTTTTTCTGAGGCCGGACAGACAAAATATGTCACCATTATTGAAGCTGAGCCCAATAAAGAGGTTTCTTATGAGAAAATTGCATTAAAGAATGGAAAAAAGCTTATCCGGAAAACATTTAATTCTGTAGAAAATTCGGTGGAATGGCTCATCGAAAATCCAAATTGCCTGATTGAACTCACCTTAGAAAGCGATACTTTTTTAAAAGCTGAAGAAAGAAAACTTATTTATCAGTCACACACCGGAATTGTGCATTTGATTCCGAAACTGAAAAATCAGGATTTTATAGATGATGAAGTGAAGGAAATCAATTTAAGTCAGGATCCTCTGCCGTTATTTATCGACTATTTTAAATCTAAAAACAACGGACAAGCACCGAACGAAGATCTAATAAATCTATTTAAAGAAATTGAAAATTATTAA
- a CDS encoding AAA family ATPase, whose translation MIPIQLTLEGLYSYQERQKIDFENLTEAGLFGIFGSVGSGKSSILEAISFALYGETERLNKQDKRAYNMMNLKSNKSFIEFDFLNYENKKFRAKREFKRNSKNFTDVKTPTVTFYESVNENWVPLDHTNAEKIIGLSYANFKRTIIIPQGQFKEFLELGATDRTNMMKDIFGLQRFDLQNNASLLHNKNKSELDQLEGQLKGFEEVNEEQISEQNDILKEAQQKFDEVKIQFKNTENKYQQLKNLKTDFELLKQKESDFEKLSAQKKEIDELEIKTDVFDKLFRAFTPLISEKNKLEKEIAEQLKSKERHLKILKETEIQSENIKNKLSVVQPKYEALNQTKNQENDLALILQMLKFSEEIVELRKRTENGSSKVKEVEEHQNSVQETINALSEKAENLKSQKLDSSLLLHVGNWFSDKKKLEEILLNQTTKIEAKKTEINAISNELKALEINEETYKNQFQTQIEELENLSKKLSEKRSHFEVQQKLAHFANDLHDGETCPLCGSLEHPEIVKFEDVNFELNEILRQTKETDIQKEKLQKQFLEIEKILDRKKIFQEQLKSEEIIVQEINKNIEEHHQNFHWNNFHAENEKEFQEKRNQSFEIEKQIEELNTKISSEQKNMTTLRDNLNQDNKALEKFRLDEAKKEEQIKANEANLKTLKWTEYKERKITEIDEAYQNLSQSNLETEQNYLQLSKENGIIVPQLAERKTIVDQLINRIQDLENEALENKNSINKTLSEHQFGSLEEIQEIILQDIDVENVRTKIQNFKIQFETLKNSIFELRHKLNDFSFDEEEFSAIENQFKNLENEQKIANNSVVKISSEIERLQNEFKKKENLLKDLVKLQKRDENLKIMKNLFNRAGFVEYVSSIYLRQLCDHANVRFHRMTRNQLSLQLNESNDFEIIDYLNEGRSRSVKTLSGGQAFQVSLSLALALAESVQTNAKAERNFFFIDEGFGTQDSESVNVVFETLMNLQKENRIVGIISHVEELKEKIPVSLTIVKDEEKGSLIQIV comes from the coding sequence ATGATTCCTATTCAGTTAACCTTAGAAGGTTTATATTCTTATCAGGAACGCCAAAAAATTGACTTTGAGAATTTAACAGAAGCTGGTCTTTTTGGGATTTTCGGTTCTGTCGGTTCGGGAAAGTCTTCTATTTTGGAAGCTATTTCTTTTGCACTGTACGGAGAAACGGAACGTCTGAATAAACAGGATAAACGTGCGTATAACATGATGAATTTAAAATCGAACAAATCTTTTATAGAGTTTGATTTTTTGAATTATGAAAATAAAAAATTTCGTGCAAAGAGAGAATTTAAACGCAATTCTAAGAATTTCACCGATGTAAAAACACCTACCGTAACTTTTTATGAATCTGTAAATGAAAATTGGGTTCCTTTAGACCATACAAATGCCGAAAAAATTATTGGTTTGAGTTATGCGAATTTCAAAAGAACCATCATCATTCCTCAAGGGCAGTTTAAAGAATTTTTGGAACTGGGTGCAACAGACCGTACCAATATGATGAAAGATATTTTCGGTCTCCAAAGGTTCGATTTGCAGAATAATGCTTCCCTTTTACACAATAAAAATAAATCTGAACTCGATCAGCTGGAAGGTCAACTGAAGGGTTTTGAGGAAGTAAATGAAGAACAAATTTCTGAGCAGAACGATATTCTGAAAGAAGCACAGCAAAAGTTTGATGAAGTAAAAATTCAGTTTAAAAATACTGAAAATAAATACCAACAGTTAAAAAATTTAAAAACCGATTTTGAATTACTTAAGCAAAAAGAATCCGATTTTGAAAAACTTAGTGCTCAAAAAAAAGAAATTGACGAATTAGAAATTAAAACAGATGTTTTTGATAAGCTTTTCAGAGCTTTCACTCCCCTAATTTCGGAGAAAAATAAGCTGGAAAAAGAAATTGCTGAACAGTTGAAAAGTAAAGAGCGTCATCTTAAAATTTTAAAGGAAACCGAGATTCAGTCAGAGAATATTAAAAATAAGCTTTCGGTGGTTCAGCCAAAATATGAAGCTTTGAATCAGACTAAAAATCAGGAAAATGATTTGGCGTTAATTCTTCAGATGCTTAAGTTTTCGGAGGAAATTGTAGAATTGAGAAAAAGAACTGAAAATGGCAGCAGCAAAGTAAAAGAGGTTGAAGAGCATCAAAATTCAGTTCAGGAAACCATTAATGCTTTATCGGAAAAAGCAGAAAATTTGAAGTCCCAAAAATTAGATTCTAGTTTGCTTTTACACGTTGGAAACTGGTTTTCTGATAAGAAAAAGTTGGAAGAAATACTCCTGAATCAGACTACTAAAATTGAGGCTAAAAAAACTGAAATCAACGCAATTTCTAATGAACTGAAAGCATTAGAAATTAACGAAGAAACTTACAAAAATCAATTCCAAACACAAATTGAAGAATTAGAGAATCTCAGTAAAAAATTGTCCGAAAAACGTAGTCATTTCGAGGTTCAGCAGAAACTTGCTCATTTTGCCAATGATTTGCACGATGGCGAAACTTGTCCGCTTTGTGGATCTTTGGAGCATCCGGAAATTGTAAAATTTGAAGATGTAAATTTCGAGTTAAACGAAATTCTTAGGCAAACTAAAGAAACCGACATTCAAAAAGAAAAACTTCAAAAACAGTTTTTGGAAATTGAAAAAATTCTCGACAGAAAAAAGATTTTCCAGGAACAGTTGAAATCGGAAGAGATTATTGTGCAAGAGATTAATAAAAATATTGAAGAACATCATCAAAATTTCCATTGGAACAATTTCCATGCTGAAAATGAAAAAGAATTTCAAGAAAAAAGAAATCAGTCTTTTGAAATTGAGAAACAGATTGAAGAACTGAATACCAAGATTTCTTCCGAGCAAAAAAATATGACAACCCTAAGAGATAATCTTAATCAAGACAATAAAGCGTTAGAAAAATTTAGGTTAGATGAGGCGAAAAAAGAAGAACAAATAAAAGCAAATGAAGCCAATCTAAAAACCTTAAAATGGACAGAATATAAAGAAAGAAAGATTACTGAAATTGATGAAGCTTACCAAAATCTCTCTCAATCTAACCTTGAAACAGAACAGAATTATCTGCAACTCAGCAAAGAAAATGGAATTATCGTTCCTCAATTGGCAGAACGTAAAACAATTGTTGATCAGTTGATTAATAGAATTCAAGATTTAGAAAATGAAGCTTTAGAAAATAAAAATTCTATCAATAAAACTCTTTCTGAGCATCAATTTGGAAGTTTAGAAGAAATTCAGGAAATTATTTTGCAGGATATTGATGTAGAGAATGTAAGAACTAAAATTCAAAATTTTAAGATTCAGTTTGAAACGCTGAAAAACAGCATTTTTGAACTGCGACATAAACTGAACGATTTTTCTTTCGATGAAGAAGAGTTTTCAGCCATTGAAAATCAGTTCAAAAATTTGGAAAACGAACAGAAAATAGCCAATAATTCTGTGGTAAAAATCAGTTCGGAAATAGAACGTTTGCAAAATGAATTTAAAAAGAAAGAAAATCTTTTGAAAGATTTGGTAAAACTCCAAAAACGCGATGAAAATTTGAAAATAATGAAAAATCTTTTTAACAGAGCGGGTTTTGTAGAGTATGTTTCTTCCATTTATCTCAGACAGTTGTGCGATCATGCAAACGTAAGATTTCACAGAATGACGCGAAACCAGCTCAGTCTTCAACTGAATGAAAGTAATGATTTTGAAATTATAGATTATCTGAATGAAGGGAGAAGCCGAAGTGTAAAAACGCTTTCTGGCGGACAGGCTTTTCAGGTTTCTTTAAGTTTGGCTTTGGCTTTGGCAGAAAGTGTTCAGACCAACGCAAAAGCAGAAAGAAACTTCTTTTTCATCGATGAAGGTTTTGGGACGCAAGATTCAGAATCTGTAAATGTGGTATTTGAAACACTGATGAATCTTCAGAAAGAAAACCGTATTGTGGGAATTATTTCGCACGTAGAAGAGCTGAAAGAAAAAATTCCGGTCTCACTTACCATTGTAAAAGATGAAGAAAAAGGAAGTTTAATACAAATTGTTTAG
- the clpB gene encoding ATP-dependent chaperone ClpB, whose amino-acid sequence MNLNQYTVKSQEAIQAAQQVAMEFGNQQIEPQHILEGIFQVDENISPFLLKKSEADATLVRERNRENLERLPKVEGGNIYLSQSANKVLLDAPNIAKKMGDEYVTIEHLWLSLLETNSEVSKMLKDMGVTKNLLEGAIKELRKGSKATSASSEETYQSLNKYAKNFNELAAEGKLDPVIGRDEEIRRVLQILSRRTKNNPILIGEPGVGKTAIAEGIAHRIINGDVPENLQDKTLYSLDMGALIAGAKYKGEFEERLKSVVNEVIKSDGQIILFIDEIHTLVGAGGGEGAMDAANILKPALARGELRAIGATTLNEYQKYFEKDKALERRFQKVMVEEPDTESAISILRGIKDKYEAHHKVRIKDEAIIAAVEMSQRYISDRFLPDKAIDLIDEASAKLRMEINSKPEELDVLDRKLMQLEIELAAISREGNQTKIDHVKEDIAKISEQRNEINAKWLKEKQKSEDLTNIKKEIESLKLEAERASRLGDYAKVAEIQYGKLREKEDELSKLEIEMQNHQNELIKEEVTSENISEVIAKWTGIPVTKLIQSEREKLLNLESELHHRVVGQEEAIQAVADAIRRNRAGLSDDKKPIGSFLFLGTTGVGKTELAKALAEFLFDDENNMTRIDMSEYQERHSVSRLVGAPPGYVGYDEGGQLTEAVRRRPYSVVLLDEIEKAHPDVFNTLLQVLDDGRLTDNKGRVVNFKNSIIIMTSNLGSHLIQENFENLTEENVDEVVQKTKTEVFDLLKQSLRPEFLNRIDEVVLFQPLSKKEIGKIVQYQLRGFNDMLAKRNIIMTATQDAVDYLMNKGYDPAFGARPLKRVIQQEVLNRLSKEILAGNVNDGDRITLDYFDESGLVFRPTNM is encoded by the coding sequence ATGAATTTAAATCAATATACTGTAAAATCACAAGAAGCCATTCAAGCTGCACAACAAGTGGCAATGGAATTTGGCAATCAACAAATAGAACCACAACATATTTTGGAAGGTATCTTCCAGGTAGATGAAAATATTTCGCCTTTTTTACTTAAAAAATCTGAAGCTGATGCAACTTTGGTAAGAGAACGAAACAGAGAAAATCTTGAACGTTTGCCCAAAGTGGAAGGAGGAAATATTTACCTTTCTCAGTCGGCTAATAAGGTTTTGCTGGATGCACCCAATATTGCTAAAAAAATGGGTGACGAATATGTAACCATAGAACATTTGTGGCTTTCGCTTTTAGAAACCAATTCTGAAGTTTCTAAGATGCTGAAAGATATGGGAGTTACCAAAAATCTTTTGGAAGGAGCAATTAAAGAATTGAGAAAAGGCAGCAAAGCAACATCGGCAAGTTCGGAAGAAACCTACCAAAGTTTAAATAAATACGCCAAAAACTTTAACGAACTCGCTGCAGAAGGGAAATTAGATCCTGTAATTGGTAGAGATGAAGAAATAAGAAGAGTTTTACAGATTCTTTCCAGAAGAACCAAAAACAATCCAATCCTAATTGGTGAGCCGGGTGTTGGTAAAACTGCAATCGCAGAAGGTATCGCCCACAGAATTATTAATGGCGACGTTCCGGAAAATTTACAAGACAAAACCTTATATTCTTTAGATATGGGAGCTTTAATTGCCGGTGCAAAATATAAAGGAGAGTTTGAAGAACGTTTGAAATCTGTTGTAAATGAAGTCATCAAATCAGATGGGCAGATTATTCTTTTCATCGATGAAATCCACACGTTGGTAGGTGCAGGCGGTGGAGAAGGTGCAATGGATGCTGCCAATATTCTGAAACCTGCCTTGGCTAGAGGAGAATTAAGAGCTATTGGTGCAACAACTTTAAACGAATATCAAAAATATTTCGAAAAAGATAAAGCTCTAGAAAGACGTTTCCAAAAAGTAATGGTGGAAGAACCGGATACTGAGTCTGCAATTTCTATCCTTCGTGGGATTAAAGATAAATATGAAGCACACCACAAAGTGAGAATTAAAGATGAGGCTATTATTGCAGCAGTAGAAATGTCTCAGCGTTATATTTCTGACCGATTTTTACCAGACAAAGCAATTGATTTAATTGATGAAGCTTCTGCAAAATTAAGAATGGAAATCAATTCTAAACCCGAAGAGTTGGATGTTTTAGACAGAAAACTGATGCAGCTGGAAATTGAATTAGCGGCTATTTCGAGAGAAGGCAACCAAACCAAAATAGACCATGTTAAAGAAGATATTGCAAAAATATCTGAACAACGAAATGAAATTAATGCAAAATGGTTGAAAGAGAAACAGAAATCTGAAGACCTTACCAACATTAAAAAAGAAATAGAATCTCTAAAACTGGAAGCAGAAAGAGCATCAAGATTAGGAGATTATGCTAAAGTAGCCGAAATTCAGTACGGAAAACTTCGGGAAAAAGAAGATGAGCTTTCTAAATTAGAAATAGAAATGCAAAATCATCAAAATGAATTAATTAAGGAAGAAGTAACTTCGGAAAACATTTCTGAAGTCATTGCAAAATGGACCGGTATACCCGTAACCAAACTCATTCAATCTGAAAGAGAAAAACTTCTTAATCTCGAATCTGAGCTGCATCATCGTGTTGTAGGGCAGGAAGAAGCTATTCAGGCAGTTGCAGATGCTATACGTAGAAATCGTGCAGGATTAAGTGATGATAAAAAACCAATCGGTTCGTTCTTGTTTTTAGGAACTACCGGTGTCGGGAAAACCGAGTTGGCAAAAGCATTGGCGGAGTTTTTATTTGATGATGAAAACAATATGACAAGAATTGATATGAGCGAATATCAGGAAAGACACAGCGTGTCTAGACTTGTTGGTGCGCCTCCGGGATATGTTGGGTATGATGAAGGCGGACAGTTAACCGAAGCGGTAAGAAGAAGACCTTATTCTGTAGTGCTTTTAGATGAAATCGAGAAAGCGCATCCGGATGTATTTAATACTCTCTTGCAAGTCTTAGACGATGGTCGACTAACGGATAATAAGGGTAGAGTAGTGAATTTTAAAAATTCAATTATCATTATGACTTCGAATTTAGGTTCGCATCTTATTCAGGAGAACTTCGAAAATCTGACTGAAGAGAATGTGGATGAAGTGGTACAAAAAACCAAAACAGAAGTTTTTGATTTGTTGAAGCAAAGTCTTCGCCCGGAATTTTTAAACAGAATTGATGAGGTAGTATTATTTCAGCCTTTATCCAAAAAAGAAATCGGAAAGATTGTTCAGTATCAGTTGAGAGGTTTCAACGATATGTTGGCAAAACGAAATATTATTATGACAGCCACTCAAGATGCGGTAGATTATTTGATGAACAAAGGATATGATCCTGCTTTTGGTGCAAGACCATTAAAAAGAGTAATTCAACAGGAAGTTCTTAACAGATTGTCAAAAGAAATTCTTGCCGGAAATGTAAACGATGGAGACAGAATCACTTTAGATTATTTTGATGAATCTGGTTTGGTTTTCCGTCCTACTAATATGTAA